The following coding sequences lie in one Enterococcus sp. 9E7_DIV0242 genomic window:
- a CDS encoding ABC transporter ATP-binding protein yields the protein MKILEVKNLTKVYGKGDNQVTALDNISFTVEKGQFVAIIGPSGSGKSTLLHLLGGVDEPSSGKVYINKTDVYEQNAEQLAIFRRREVGLIYQFYNLLPVLTVVENITLPVLLDGRKVNKKRLKELIGVLNLKDRKNHLPNELSGGQQQRVSIGRALMNAPALVLADEPTGNLDSKNGQEILQLLRRSNQEYNQTMIVITHDENIALQADRIIKIEDGRITQDEVIRP from the coding sequence ATGAAAATATTGGAAGTTAAAAATCTAACAAAGGTTTATGGAAAAGGAGACAATCAGGTAACCGCTCTGGATAATATTTCGTTTACAGTTGAGAAAGGGCAGTTTGTCGCTATTATTGGCCCCTCAGGCTCTGGAAAATCCACCTTACTTCATTTGCTCGGCGGTGTCGATGAACCTTCCTCCGGAAAAGTATACATCAACAAAACTGATGTCTATGAGCAAAATGCAGAGCAGCTAGCGATTTTTCGGCGTCGTGAAGTGGGATTGATTTACCAATTTTATAATTTACTACCCGTCTTGACTGTCGTTGAGAACATCACCTTACCTGTTTTACTGGATGGACGAAAAGTAAATAAAAAGCGCTTGAAAGAGCTAATAGGGGTTCTGAATCTAAAAGACCGTAAAAACCATCTGCCAAATGAGCTTTCCGGTGGTCAACAGCAACGGGTATCGATTGGTCGTGCCTTAATGAATGCTCCGGCACTTGTTTTAGCCGATGAACCTACAGGAAATCTTGATAGTAAAAATGGACAGGAAATCCTACAGCTGTTGCGGCGATCCAATCAGGAATACAATCAAACGATGATTGTCATTACCCATGATGAGAATATTGCGTTACAGGCTGACCGCATCATAAAAATTGAAGATGGCCGCATCACACAGGATGAGGTGATCCGACCATGA